One Parageobacillus sp. KH3-4 genomic region harbors:
- the ytpR gene encoding YtpR family tRNA-binding protein → MNVFYNREGVGDVLLVSLKPIPQDQRAFEKKGDVVRIFDEKTGETVGYNIFQASTYHHFDGNGLLELNESLVSAINDILQKNGWNETIEADLSPKFVVGYVKEKKKHPNADKLSVCQVDVGTEVLQIVCGAPNVEAGQKVVVAKIGAVMPSGLVIQEAELRGVPSYGMICSARELELPNAPQEKGILVLSDEYEVGQPFTW, encoded by the coding sequence ATGAACGTATTTTATAACCGTGAAGGAGTCGGCGATGTGTTGCTTGTTTCATTAAAGCCGATTCCGCAAGATCAGCGGGCGTTTGAAAAAAAAGGAGACGTCGTCCGCATCTTTGATGAAAAAACAGGAGAAACGGTAGGATATAATATTTTTCAAGCTTCTACTTATCATCATTTTGACGGTAACGGCTTGCTGGAGCTGAACGAAAGCCTCGTTTCCGCGATTAACGATATATTGCAAAAAAATGGATGGAACGAAACGATTGAGGCCGATCTTTCGCCGAAATTTGTAGTTGGTTATGTAAAAGAGAAGAAGAAACATCCAAATGCGGATAAATTGAGCGTATGCCAAGTGGACGTTGGAACGGAAGTATTGCAAATCGTATGCGGCGCGCCGAATGTGGAAGCGGGGCAGAAGGTCGTTGTTGCCAAAATCGGCGCGGTGATGCCGAGCGGACTTGTCATTCAAGAGGCGGAATTGCGCGGTGTTCCGTCGTATGGAATGATTTGTTCCGCGCGCGAATTGGAATTGCCAAACGCTCCTCAAGAAAAAGGAATTTTAGTATTATCCGATGAATATGAAGTGGGGCAGCCGTTCACTTGGTAA
- a CDS encoding DNA translocase FtsK — translation MKWLKRFVRYLLETEEEEQYVSSRKKQRKKLSSSQLDVKVMYQYPKGNFRFPLIPDEPVSERRRHPSFRQEHSDYLLRYVDENHQQNSLDDLEKKPFRPSDVPSPIYGYKRVTKKNEPAVEWELPSRSREGETEILPSVPKETTDEISVREPASPERLEENEKEFVNDDAQEKEGGLPSAKGEESEQDEAKTEEKETNLQNLQETKNDMTEDNDHRTNKQASHTARSRIPYNVIMLKQDRKKWEEKKQPPANGYTFPPLSLLERPRQRQESDEQWIREQCARLNRTFASFHIGAKVVHTTQGPTVTRFEVQPDLGVKVSKITNLADDIKLNLAAKDIRIEAPIPGKSTIGIEVPNLKSRPVFIREILESDAFRNNPSPLTVALGLDISGTPVVTDLKKMPHGLIAGATGSGKSVCINAMIVSLLYKAAPHEVKMLLIDPKMVELAPYNDIPHLVSPVITDVKAATGALKWAVEEMERRYELFAHTGVRDIQKYNELVKQKGSLEHHLPYIVIIIDELADLMMVAPADVEEAICRIAQKARACGIHLVVATQRPSVDVITGLIKANIPTRIAFSVSSQVDSRTIIDVNGAEKLLGRGDMLFLENGASKTVRVQGNFVSDEEIERVVAHVKAQMAPSYLFQQDDFAKKTIANHEEDELFYEACEFVVQQGGASTSSLQRHFRIGYNRAARLIEMMEEQGIVSEARGSKPRDVLITEEELANLQENSMI, via the coding sequence ATGAAATGGTTAAAACGTTTCGTTCGTTATTTGTTGGAAACCGAGGAGGAAGAACAATACGTTTCGTCGCGGAAAAAACAGCGGAAGAAACTTTCTTCTTCCCAACTGGACGTCAAGGTAATGTATCAATATCCAAAAGGGAACTTTCGTTTTCCGCTTATTCCGGATGAACCGGTATCGGAACGCCGCCGCCATCCATCATTTCGCCAAGAGCATTCTGATTATTTGTTAAGATATGTGGACGAAAATCATCAACAAAATAGTTTGGATGATTTGGAAAAAAAGCCGTTTCGTCCTTCTGATGTGCCGTCGCCGATTTATGGATATAAAAGAGTAACGAAAAAGAACGAGCCTGCAGTAGAATGGGAGCTGCCGTCTCGTTCGCGAGAAGGGGAAACGGAGATATTGCCATCTGTTCCGAAAGAAACAACAGACGAAATCAGCGTTCGTGAGCCAGCATCGCCGGAACGGTTGGAGGAGAACGAAAAAGAGTTCGTAAACGATGATGCGCAAGAAAAAGAAGGCGGACTCCCTTCGGCAAAAGGCGAAGAAAGTGAGCAAGACGAAGCGAAGACAGAGGAAAAAGAGACAAATTTGCAAAATTTACAAGAAACAAAGAACGATATGACTGAAGACAATGATCATCGTACGAACAAACAAGCGTCACATACGGCACGTTCTCGCATTCCATATAACGTGATAATGTTAAAACAAGATCGAAAAAAATGGGAAGAAAAAAAGCAGCCTCCTGCCAATGGATACACCTTCCCGCCGCTATCGCTGTTAGAACGGCCGCGGCAAAGACAAGAAAGCGATGAACAATGGATTCGCGAACAATGCGCACGGCTGAATCGGACATTTGCCAGTTTCCACATTGGCGCCAAAGTGGTCCACACGACACAAGGGCCGACGGTAACGCGGTTTGAAGTGCAGCCAGACCTTGGAGTCAAAGTAAGCAAAATCACGAATTTAGCGGATGATATTAAACTGAATTTGGCGGCAAAAGATATCCGGATTGAAGCGCCGATCCCGGGAAAAAGTACGATTGGCATCGAAGTCCCGAACTTAAAAAGCCGTCCTGTATTCATCCGGGAAATTTTAGAAAGCGATGCGTTTCGCAATAACCCATCTCCATTGACGGTTGCGCTTGGGCTTGATATATCGGGGACGCCAGTGGTTACCGATTTAAAAAAGATGCCGCACGGATTGATTGCTGGAGCGACAGGTTCAGGAAAAAGCGTATGCATCAATGCGATGATTGTCAGTTTGTTGTATAAAGCTGCTCCGCATGAAGTGAAAATGCTTCTGATTGACCCGAAAATGGTAGAGCTCGCTCCGTATAATGATATTCCGCATCTTGTCAGCCCGGTCATTACCGATGTGAAGGCGGCGACGGGGGCGCTGAAATGGGCGGTGGAAGAAATGGAGCGGCGGTATGAACTTTTCGCCCATACAGGTGTTCGTGACATTCAAAAATACAATGAGCTTGTGAAACAGAAAGGGAGCCTTGAACATCACCTTCCGTATATCGTTATTATCATTGATGAGCTGGCCGATTTAATGATGGTAGCGCCGGCGGATGTTGAAGAAGCGATTTGCCGTATCGCGCAAAAGGCAAGGGCGTGCGGAATTCATTTAGTTGTTGCGACACAGCGCCCATCCGTTGACGTAATTACTGGGCTAATCAAAGCGAATATCCCGACAAGGATCGCCTTTTCTGTTTCTTCACAAGTCGATTCGCGGACGATTATCGATGTAAACGGCGCGGAAAAATTGCTTGGGCGCGGCGACATGCTGTTTTTAGAAAACGGCGCATCGAAAACGGTGCGTGTGCAAGGTAATTTCGTATCGGACGAAGAAATTGAGCGGGTCGTCGCCCATGTGAAAGCGCAGATGGCGCCTTCTTATTTGTTTCAGCAAGATGATTTTGCCAAAAAGACGATTGCCAATCATGAAGAAGACGAACTTTTTTATGAAGCTTGCGAGTTTGTCGTGCAGCAAGGAGGAGCTTCTACGTCAAGTTTGCAGCGTCATTTTCGCATCGGCTATAATCGCGCAGCGCGCTTAATCGAGATGATGGAAGAACAAGGCATTGTTTCGGAAGCGCGCGGCAGCAAACCGCGGGACGTGTTAATTACGGAAGAGGAATTGGCGAATTTGCAAGAAAATAGTATGATATGA
- the murC gene encoding UDP-N-acetylmuramate--L-alanine ligase, giving the protein MTVYHFVGIKGTGMSALAQVLHDMNYTVQGSDVEKRFFTQKALEERGIPILPFNKENIKPGYTVIAGNAFPDTHEEIQAAYELGVPVIRYHRFLGEFLQKFTSIAVAGSHGKTSTTGLLAHVMQGAHSTSYLIGDGTGKGIEGSKYFVFEACEYRRHFLSYFPDYAIMTNIDFDHPDYFANIDDVFSAFQEMALQVKKGIIACGDDEYLQKIKAKVPVLFYGFGDDNDFQARNVVKTTEGTSFDVFVRNTFFASFEIPRFGDHNVLNALAVIALCHYEEVDVHIIQERLKTFQGVKRRFSEKMLGNQILIDDYAHHPREIIATIDAARQKYPGREIVAIFQPHTYTRTQAFLREFAESLQQADQVYLCDIFGSAREHHGKLSIQDLQAQIPNSRLIQEDDTSVLKRHENAVLIFMGAGDIQKFQEAYERTVRSV; this is encoded by the coding sequence ATGACTGTTTACCATTTTGTTGGCATTAAAGGAACAGGAATGAGCGCATTGGCGCAAGTTCTTCATGATATGAACTATACGGTCCAAGGTTCAGATGTTGAGAAGCGTTTTTTTACACAAAAAGCATTAGAGGAGCGAGGGATTCCCATTTTGCCCTTTAACAAAGAAAATATTAAACCGGGTTATACGGTGATCGCTGGCAACGCTTTTCCTGATACACACGAGGAAATACAAGCTGCTTATGAATTAGGGGTTCCTGTGATCCGGTACCATCGCTTTTTAGGGGAATTTTTACAAAAATTTACAAGCATTGCGGTGGCAGGATCGCACGGAAAAACGTCGACGACTGGCTTGCTTGCCCATGTGATGCAAGGGGCGCATTCCACATCGTATTTAATTGGTGACGGAACAGGAAAAGGAATAGAAGGAAGCAAATATTTCGTATTTGAGGCATGTGAATATCGCCGCCATTTCTTATCCTATTTCCCAGATTATGCAATCATGACAAACATTGATTTTGACCATCCTGATTATTTTGCTAATATCGACGATGTGTTTTCTGCGTTTCAAGAAATGGCGTTGCAAGTGAAAAAAGGGATTATCGCTTGCGGAGACGATGAATATTTACAAAAAATCAAAGCGAAAGTGCCAGTGCTGTTTTACGGATTTGGCGATGATAATGATTTCCAAGCGCGTAACGTGGTGAAAACAACAGAAGGAACATCGTTTGACGTGTTTGTTCGCAATACGTTTTTCGCTTCATTTGAAATTCCGCGCTTTGGCGACCATAACGTATTAAATGCGCTTGCCGTTATCGCGCTTTGTCATTATGAAGAAGTCGATGTCCACATTATTCAAGAACGGTTAAAAACGTTCCAAGGTGTGAAACGCCGTTTTAGTGAAAAAATGCTTGGCAATCAAATTTTGATTGATGACTATGCCCATCATCCGCGGGAAATTATTGCAACGATTGATGCGGCGAGACAGAAATATCCGGGACGCGAAATTGTTGCGATTTTTCAGCCGCATACGTATACGCGAACGCAAGCGTTTTTGCGAGAATTTGCCGAAAGCTTGCAGCAAGCTGACCAAGTGTATTTATGTGATATATTTGGCTCTGCTCGCGAGCATCACGGCAAATTATCGATTCAAGATTTACAAGCGCAAATTCCGAATTCCCGGCTTATTCAAGAAGATGATACATCCGTGTTAAAGCGGCATGAAAACGCGGTATTAATTTTTATGGGCGCAGGAGATATCCAAAAGTTTCAAGAAGCGTATGAGCGGACGGTTCGTTCGGTATAG
- a CDS encoding DUF948 domain-containing protein, whose protein sequence is MKIILYASIALIAVSFFILVVYIARTLAALQETIRRVTAAIDHMDKEVQSIAAETTQLLKKTNALADGVQKKVEGLNSLVHAVSDVSSTVQSFNRSLQQISASVTKQVETHQEKVVKVMQWGNALMEIWEKWKERRQKR, encoded by the coding sequence GTGAAAATTATCTTATACGCCAGCATCGCATTAATTGCCGTTTCTTTTTTCATATTGGTCGTCTATATTGCAAGAACGCTAGCGGCATTGCAGGAAACGATTCGCCGTGTGACGGCGGCCATCGACCATATGGATAAAGAAGTGCAAAGCATTGCCGCTGAAACGACGCAGCTGTTGAAAAAAACGAACGCGCTTGCCGACGGTGTGCAAAAAAAAGTGGAAGGATTGAATTCGCTCGTCCACGCTGTAAGCGATGTCAGTTCTACCGTCCAATCGTTTAACCGTTCGCTGCAGCAAATTTCTGCGTCTGTGACAAAGCAAGTAGAGACACATCAAGAAAAAGTTGTAAAAGTAATGCAATGGGGAAATGCTTTGATGGAAATATGGGAAAAATGGAAGGAAAGAAGACAAAAAAGATGA
- a CDS encoding YtxH domain-containing protein, protein MAKNNGGFLLGAIVGGVAGAVAALLLTSEKGKRWIAEMNETGKLEPVKTTATEWLEIAKEKTKEVTKFIPIGKADQQRFSSESETPSISTSMSPGEANKENIEKLLKEAEEAFDDAEQKLQRQNETE, encoded by the coding sequence ATGGCAAAAAATAATGGTGGCTTTTTGCTAGGGGCGATTGTCGGTGGGGTTGCTGGCGCAGTGGCAGCACTGCTGTTGACGAGCGAGAAAGGCAAACGATGGATTGCGGAAATGAATGAGACAGGAAAATTGGAGCCGGTGAAAACAACGGCGACGGAATGGTTAGAAATAGCTAAAGAAAAAACGAAAGAAGTAACGAAATTTATTCCAATTGGAAAAGCGGATCAACAGCGCTTTTCTTCTGAGTCGGAAACGCCGTCCATTTCAACTTCAATGTCGCCGGGTGAGGCGAATAAAGAAAATATCGAAAAACTGCTGAAAGAAGCAGAAGAAGCGTTCGATGATGCGGAGCAAAAACTGCAAAGACAAAATGAAACGGAGTGA
- the ytxJ gene encoding bacillithiol system redox-active protein YtxJ, translated as MGKQKLETVEQFQKALKEGERFLFIKHSLTCPISQAAFQEYEKFVADYPEVDTYYLFVQEARPLSNYIAETFGVKHESPQALLFENGAVTWHASHWNITYDALKKHIVQAP; from the coding sequence GTGGGAAAGCAGAAACTGGAGACAGTTGAACAGTTTCAAAAAGCGTTAAAAGAGGGGGAGCGGTTTTTATTCATCAAACACAGTCTTACATGCCCAATTAGCCAAGCGGCGTTTCAAGAATATGAAAAGTTTGTAGCCGACTATCCGGAAGTGGATACATATTATTTGTTTGTGCAAGAAGCGCGTCCACTTTCGAATTATATTGCCGAAACGTTTGGCGTGAAACATGAATCGCCGCAGGCCCTTTTGTTTGAAAATGGGGCTGTCACATGGCACGCGTCGCATTGGAATATTACGTATGATGCCTTGAAAAAGCATATCGTTCAAGCACCGTAA
- a CDS encoding bifunctional 3-deoxy-7-phosphoheptulonate synthase/chorismate mutase: MSNERLDELRAKVDEINLQILKLINERGRLVQEIGKIKEAQGTHRYDPVRERKMLDLISEYNDGPFETSTLQHIFKEIFKAGLELQEDDHRKALLVSRKKHPENTIVDVKGEKIGDGNQYFVMGPCAVESYEQVAAVAAAVKKQGLKLLRGGAYKPRTSPYDFQGLGVEGLKILKRIADEFDLAVISEIVTPADIEIALDYIDVIQIGARNMQNFELLKAAGQVNKPILLKRGLAATIEEFINAAEYIMSQGNGQIILCERGIRTYERATRNTLDISAVPILKKETHLPVLVDVTHSTGRRDLLIPCAKAALAIGADGVMAEVHPDPAVALSDSAQQMDIAQFNEFMEEIRSFQRQMVKA; the protein is encoded by the coding sequence ATGAGCAACGAGAGATTAGATGAGCTACGAGCAAAGGTGGATGAAATTAACTTACAAATTTTGAAATTAATCAATGAACGAGGACGACTTGTTCAAGAAATTGGAAAGATCAAGGAAGCGCAAGGAACGCACCGTTACGATCCTGTACGTGAGCGAAAAATGCTCGATTTAATTTCCGAGTATAACGACGGGCCGTTTGAAACGTCGACATTGCAACATATCTTTAAAGAAATTTTTAAAGCTGGCCTTGAACTGCAAGAAGATGATCACCGTAAAGCATTGCTTGTATCACGCAAAAAACATCCGGAAAATACGATTGTCGATGTAAAAGGAGAAAAAATTGGTGACGGCAACCAATATTTTGTAATGGGTCCGTGCGCGGTTGAAAGCTATGAACAAGTCGCGGCGGTTGCGGCAGCTGTCAAAAAACAGGGGTTAAAGCTTCTTCGCGGCGGTGCGTACAAGCCGAGAACATCGCCATACGATTTCCAAGGATTAGGAGTTGAAGGGTTAAAAATTTTAAAACGAATTGCCGATGAGTTTGATTTGGCGGTGATTAGCGAAATTGTCACCCCTGCGGATATTGAAATAGCGCTAGACTATATTGATGTGATTCAAATTGGCGCGCGCAACATGCAAAACTTTGAGCTTTTGAAAGCGGCGGGCCAAGTGAACAAGCCGATTTTGTTAAAGCGCGGGCTAGCAGCAACGATCGAAGAATTTATTAACGCGGCAGAATACATTATGTCGCAAGGAAACGGTCAAATTATTCTTTGTGAACGCGGCATTCGCACGTATGAGCGCGCGACAAGAAATACGCTCGATATTTCTGCGGTGCCAATTTTAAAGAAAGAAACGCACTTGCCTGTGCTTGTTGACGTCACTCACTCAACAGGACGACGCGATTTATTGATTCCTTGCGCGAAAGCAGCGTTGGCGATCGGAGCGGATGGAGTAATGGCGGAAGTGCATCCGGATCCAGCGGTTGCGTTGTCAGATTCGGCGCAGCAAATGGATATTGCTCAATTCAATGAATTTATGGAAGAGATAAGATCGTTCCAGCGGCAAATGGTAAAAGCGTAA
- the ccpA gene encoding catabolite control protein A — protein sequence MNVTIYDVAREANVSMATVSRVVNGNPNVKPSTRKKVLEAIERLGYRPNAVARGLASKKTTTVGVIIPDISNIFFAELARGIEDIATMYKYNIILSNSDQNKEKELHLLNTMLAKQVDGILFMGGNITEEHVSEFQKSPVPIVLAATIEPNNAIPSVNIDYEQAAFEAVAYLLEKGNKRVAYVTGPTNDPINQKKLAGYRRALETHGLTYEEELVIEGDNSYDSGIEAYEKIAELAEKPTAVFAGTDEMALGVIHSAQDHGVRIPDQLEVIGFDNTRLATMVRPRLTTVMQPMYDIGAVAMRLLTKYMNKENVENHIVVLPHRIEYRESTK from the coding sequence ATGAACGTAACCATTTACGACGTGGCGCGAGAGGCGAACGTGTCGATGGCCACTGTCTCTCGTGTTGTGAACGGAAATCCAAATGTGAAGCCATCAACAAGAAAAAAAGTGCTGGAAGCGATTGAGCGTCTAGGTTACCGGCCAAATGCGGTTGCACGGGGACTTGCCAGCAAAAAAACAACGACCGTCGGGGTCATTATTCCTGATATTTCTAACATCTTTTTTGCGGAACTGGCGCGTGGAATTGAAGATATTGCTACGATGTACAAATACAATATCATTTTAAGCAACTCTGACCAAAATAAAGAAAAAGAATTGCATTTGCTCAATACGATGCTTGCTAAACAAGTGGACGGCATTTTGTTTATGGGTGGGAACATTACCGAAGAGCATGTAAGCGAGTTTCAAAAATCACCTGTGCCAATCGTATTGGCTGCAACGATTGAACCGAATAACGCCATTCCATCGGTGAACATCGATTACGAACAAGCAGCGTTTGAGGCGGTTGCTTATCTTTTGGAAAAAGGAAATAAACGGGTCGCGTACGTGACCGGACCGACGAATGACCCAATCAACCAAAAGAAACTGGCAGGATATCGCCGCGCTTTGGAAACGCACGGATTAACGTATGAGGAAGAGCTTGTTATCGAAGGAGACAATTCATACGATTCCGGTATTGAGGCATATGAAAAAATAGCAGAGTTAGCTGAAAAGCCAACCGCTGTTTTTGCCGGAACGGACGAGATGGCGCTTGGCGTTATCCACAGCGCGCAAGACCATGGCGTTCGCATTCCTGATCAATTAGAAGTAATCGGCTTTGACAACACACGGCTTGCAACGATGGTCCGCCCTCGTTTGACAACCGTGATGCAGCCGATGTATGATATCGGTGCGGTTGCGATGCGCTTATTGACCAAGTATATGAATAAAGAAAACGTCGAAAACCATATTGTTGTTTTACCGCATCGCATTGAATATCGCGAATCAACGAAATAA
- a CDS encoding acetoin utilization protein AcuC, with product MKKDCVFIYSEDFLQYKFHDAHPFNQLRVKLTYDLLRAMNALEDEQIIKPRIATDEELSLIHDLTYIEAVKAAGKGQLPEHTALNYGLGTEDTPIFPNMHEASALLVGSTLTAVDYVLSGKAKHALSLGGGLHHGFRGKASGFCVYNDSAVAIKYIQEKYGLRVLYVDTDAHHGDGVQWAFYDDPNVCTFSIHETGRYLFPGTGNINERGHGAGYGYSFNIPVDAFTEDESWLDAYTQAFREIADFFRPDVILTQNGADAHYYDPLTHLSLTMKAYREIPKLAHQIAHEYCDGRWIAVGGGGYDIWRVVPRAWAFIWLEMTEQSNISGDLPESWLKKWQTLSPVPLPREWDDPESLYPPIPRKAEITEKNAQTTEKALYLIRSQRQQTNGYQSNHPLKNNQCSKK from the coding sequence ATGAAAAAAGATTGCGTATTTATTTACAGCGAAGATTTCCTTCAATATAAATTTCATGACGCGCACCCGTTTAACCAGCTTCGTGTCAAGCTGACGTACGATTTATTGCGCGCGATGAACGCATTGGAAGATGAGCAAATCATCAAACCTAGAATCGCAACAGATGAAGAACTCTCCTTGATTCATGATCTAACATATATTGAAGCAGTCAAAGCGGCCGGAAAAGGACAGCTGCCTGAGCATACAGCCTTAAACTACGGACTAGGGACGGAAGATACGCCAATTTTTCCAAATATGCATGAAGCAAGCGCATTGTTGGTAGGAAGCACATTAACCGCCGTTGATTACGTATTATCCGGAAAAGCAAAACATGCATTAAGTTTGGGCGGCGGGCTTCACCACGGTTTTCGCGGCAAAGCATCCGGTTTTTGCGTTTACAATGACAGCGCTGTCGCCATTAAATACATTCAAGAAAAATACGGGCTTCGCGTTCTTTATGTTGACACGGATGCCCATCACGGAGACGGCGTCCAATGGGCATTTTATGATGATCCAAACGTATGCACCTTTTCCATTCACGAAACAGGCCGCTACCTATTCCCAGGAACAGGAAACATTAACGAACGCGGACACGGAGCGGGATACGGCTATTCCTTTAACATTCCTGTCGATGCGTTTACGGAAGATGAATCTTGGCTTGATGCTTACACACAAGCATTTCGGGAAATTGCCGACTTTTTCCGCCCTGATGTGATTTTGACGCAAAACGGAGCGGACGCTCATTATTACGATCCGCTTACTCATTTGTCCCTAACAATGAAAGCATATCGGGAAATTCCAAAGCTTGCCCATCAAATCGCTCACGAATATTGCGACGGGCGCTGGATTGCGGTTGGTGGTGGGGGTTACGATATTTGGCGTGTCGTTCCGCGAGCATGGGCGTTTATTTGGTTAGAAATGACAGAACAATCGAACATTTCCGGCGATTTGCCAGAATCATGGCTAAAAAAATGGCAAACGCTTTCCCCAGTTCCGCTGCCGCGGGAATGGGACGATCCGGAATCGCTATATCCGCCGATTCCTCGCAAAGCGGAAATTACCGAAAAAAATGCGCAAACCACCGAAAAAGCATTATATTTGATTCGCAGCCAACGGCAACAAACAAATGGATACCAATCCAACCATCCTCTAAAAAATAATCAATGCTCAAAAAAATAG
- a CDS encoding acetoin utilization AcuB family protein: MLVEQIMKTPVITLQPTNTIAEAIQLVRQRRIRHIPIVDGENCVVGIVTDRDIRDVSPSIFQIYEHLADFQKPISTIMKTDVIVGHPLDFVEEVATLFYEHKISCLPIVKDRKLVGIVTETDLLYTLIQLTGAHQPGTQIEIKVPNESGMLSKAAAIIAKRNTNISSVLLYPDKDENYQILVFRVQTMNPIGIINDLKNAGYIVLWPNLPGVSS, encoded by the coding sequence ATGCTCGTCGAGCAAATCATGAAAACACCCGTCATTACGCTGCAACCGACAAACACGATTGCAGAAGCGATCCAGTTAGTGCGACAACGCCGCATTCGCCATATTCCGATTGTTGATGGCGAAAATTGCGTCGTCGGCATTGTGACAGATCGCGACATCCGTGATGTAAGCCCTTCTATCTTTCAAATTTATGAACACCTCGCAGATTTTCAAAAACCGATCAGCACGATTATGAAGACAGATGTAATCGTTGGGCATCCGCTTGATTTCGTTGAGGAAGTGGCGACACTGTTTTATGAACATAAAATTAGCTGTTTGCCTATTGTAAAAGATCGCAAACTTGTCGGCATCGTGACGGAGACGGATTTATTATATACGCTCATCCAGCTGACTGGTGCGCATCAGCCAGGAACGCAAATCGAAATAAAAGTTCCAAATGAAAGCGGGATGCTTAGCAAAGCAGCCGCTATTATCGCCAAAAGAAATACGAATATTTCCAGCGTTCTTTTATATCCGGATAAAGACGAAAACTACCAAATTCTTGTGTTTCGCGTGCAAACAATGAATCCGATCGGAATCATCAACGATTTAAAAAATGCTGGCTATATCGTGTTATGGCCAAATTTGCCGGGGGTTTCGTCATGA
- a CDS encoding GNAT family N-acetyltransferase has protein sequence MEHKKTYNAKELKTPKGTLIIEGPVSAEKLASYEFHHDLTSFRQPPQQHQALIEIAKLPEGRIIIARHHQTIVGYVTFLYPDPLERWSEGNMENLIELGAIEVIPEFRGYGVGKNLLIVSMMDDAMEDYIIITTEYYWHWDLKGTGLNVWEYRKVMEKMMNAGGLVWYATDDPEICSHPANCLMVRIGKRVDQESIQKFDRLRFMNRHMY, from the coding sequence ATGGAACATAAAAAAACATATAACGCGAAAGAATTAAAGACCCCGAAGGGAACGCTGATTATTGAAGGCCCGGTATCCGCGGAAAAACTAGCAAGCTACGAATTCCACCACGATTTGACATCATTCCGCCAGCCACCGCAACAGCATCAAGCGTTAATTGAAATTGCCAAACTGCCGGAAGGAAGAATCATCATCGCCCGCCATCATCAGACGATCGTCGGTTATGTCACGTTTCTTTATCCTGATCCGCTTGAACGATGGTCGGAAGGAAACATGGAAAATTTAATTGAATTAGGCGCGATTGAAGTCATTCCGGAGTTTCGCGGCTATGGTGTGGGAAAAAATTTGCTGATCGTATCAATGATGGATGATGCTATGGAAGATTACATTATTATTACAACAGAATATTACTGGCATTGGGATTTAAAAGGAACAGGATTAAACGTATGGGAATACAGAAAAGTAATGGAAAAAATGATGAACGCTGGCGGGCTCGTTTGGTATGCAACAGATGACCCCGAAATTTGTTCTCATCCAGCTAACTGCTTAATGGTCCGCATCGGTAAACGGGTCGATCAAGAATCCATCCAAAAATTTGACCGCCTTCGCTTCATGAATCGGCACATGTATTAA